The window AAGGTAACGCCAACTTCACCAGCCAGCATTTCCAGCTGCTTGATCGCCGCCGGACGGTAAACGTCCGCGGACACGACCATGACCGACTTCTTCTTGCGCTCTTTAAGGAAGCGCGCGAGCTTGCCGGCGGTGGTGGTTTTACCCGCACCTTGCAAACCGGCCATCAGAATGACCGCTGGCGGCACGGCGCTCAGGTTCAAATCTTCGTTGGCCGCGCCCATCAGGCTTTCGAGTTCGGCCTGGACGATCTTCACGAAGGCCTGGCCCGGTGTCAGGCTGCGCGACACTTCGGTGCCGACGGCACGTTCCTTGACCGAATTGACGAAGTCCTTGACCACCGGCAGGGCGACGTCGGCTTCGAGCAACGCCATGCGCACTTCGCGCAGGGTGTCTTTGATGTTGTCCTCGGTCAGCTTCGCCTTGCCGGTGACATGGCGCAGCGTCTGCGAGAGACGGTCGGTTAAGTTTTCAAACATTGCGCGATCCTTTCAGGCCCTGTGTAGACCGGGATAATGGCGGCCCGGACCGGACTAAACATGTGCTCGGCGAGCCTGCGGCGTGGGCAGGTCGCGGATTATAGCGAAGACTGCGTCCGGCGGACACCTCGTCGTCAGCTTGCGTGGTCTTTCGTGCTGCGTGGGTTCTATGCCAAACTCAGCGCCTTTCGGGCTTGCCTAACAGGACTTATGCTCCCCTTGTCACCCAGTTCGCTTACCACCCTCGCCGCCGCTTGTTTATATGCCGCTGCGACTTTCTATCAAGGCACTCGCCTGGCCAACTGCGCCAAGGCGAACAAACGCCTGCTGGTCACGCTCGGTGTGCTTGCCGTGCTGGCCCACAGCGCCAGCCTGTTCGCCCACCTGTTGACACCGATCGGCCTGGGCCTGGATTTCTTCAGCGCCGCCAGCCTGATTGCCGCAGCGGTCATCGCCCTGACCCTGATCGCGTGTTCACGCATTCCGGTGGAAAACCTGCTGGTCTTGCTGTTCCCGCTCGGGGCCGCGACCGTGCTGCTGGCGCAGTTCGCCCCTGCCGGCACGGTGCAGATCATCGACGAGGCGCCGGGCATCCTGGCCCACATACTATTGTCGATCCTCGCCTACGGCATGTTCACCATTGCGGTATTCCAGTCGCTGCTCCTGCTCCTTCAGGACCATCAGCTAAAGCACAAGCACCCGTCCGGGCTGATCAAGAACTTCCCGCCGCTGCAAACCATGGAAAGCCTGCTGTTCGGTTTCCTGTGGGCCGGCTGGACGCTGTTGTCGATGTCGCTGATCTCCGGATGGCTGTTCGTCGACAACCTGTTCGCGCAACATCTGGTGCACAAAACCTTGCTGGCCTGCCTGGCCTGGATCGTCTTCAGCGTGTTGCTCTGGGGCCGTAACCGCCTCGGCTGGCGCGGACACAAGGCCATTCGCTGGACCCTCGCCGGATTCTGCCTGCTGATGCTGGCGTATTTCGGCAGCAAGCTGGTTCGTGAATACATCCTGCACATCTGACGGGCGGCATTAATGGACGAATTGCCCTTAGGGCCGATGATCGCCGTAGTGGTCCTGCTGACTTTATGGTCGGGGCTGTTTTCCGCCATTGAAGCCGCGCATCAACACTTGCTGGCCAAGCGCAACGCTTCCCGTTCTAGCGACAAGCCGCTGGCCAGACTGAGCTTCCCGCTCGACAGCCTGATCTTCTGCAATACCCTCTGTCGCGCATTGGTGGTAGTTATCTGCACCCTGCTGGCGATTTTCACCTGGGCCGAAAACGGTCCATGGGCAGCCTGCCTCGGCGCGACCGCCATCCTGTTGGTGTTTGCCGATTATTTGCCGCGCGCCCTCGCCGTCCGCCATCCGGATGCAATCCTCGCCTTTGGCAACAACCTGCTGCGCATACCGCTGAAAATCGTTTACCCGGCAGCCTGGTTGCTCAACAACTTCAGCCAACTGCTGATGCGCCCGTTTGCCCGCAAGGCCAAAGTCGTCCAGCAGAGCGAAGACGAGCCGCCGAACGACCAGCATGACGATCGCGAGCCTGCAGTCCATCGCCAGCATCCATTGCCAGGCATCCATGCGCTGGACAACATCACGGTCAACGACATTCTGGTACCGCGCAGTGAAGTCGACGGGATCAACCTCGACGACCCGATCGAGGACATCATCGAGCAATTGCGCAAAAACACCCGCACTCGCCTGCCGGTGTTCCACAGCGATATCAACCAGGTCGAAGCGGTGCTCAACACCCGGCAAATCGGCCACTTGCTCCCCGATGGCAGCCTGACCCTGGAAGCGCTGATGGCGGCCAGCCGCGAACCTTACTTCGTACCGGAAAGCACCCCGTTGCAACTGCAACTGCTGAACTTCCACAAGCAGCAGCGTCGCCTGGGCATGGTGGTGGACGAGTACGGCGAAGTGCTCGGCATCGTGACCCTGGAAGATATTCTCGAAGAAATCGTCGGCGAGTTCGAAAGCCAGCAAAGCCTCAATAATCCGCACATTCATCCACAGGCCGATGGCCGCCTGGTGATCGATGGTGCTGCGTCAATCCGCGAGCTGAACAAGAGCCTCGGCTGGCATCTGCCAAGCGACGGCCCGAAAACCCTCAACGGTCTGGTGACTGAAGCGCTGGAAACCATTCCAGAGAGCGCGGTATGCCTGAAAATCGGTCGTTATCGCCTGGAAATCCTTGAGACCGAAGACAATCGTGTCACCCGGGTATTGATCTGGCACACCGGCCCAGCCCCCGTCGCGGCCGCCGTCAATTAAGCGCGTTTTCGCCTCTTGTTGAATCGTTAGCCACCTTCCTATAATCAAGGCGCTTACCCAAGCCTCGCCGGCCCAGTGCTTACCCCGCACACCGCAAGTTCCGGCCCGACCATCGGCAAACTCCGCAGCAAACCGACGACTGTTCCTACCTGGAACAGCGACCGTGCCTTCACCCACATCCCTGGGTTCTCGACCATAATAATTCGCTCCACTGGGGCACATGACTGTCAGGGATAACCGCATGACAACCAGCACGACTTACGACGACGCACCTGCGCAACCGACGAACTCCGCCACCCGCGTGGCCACCGCGAGCTTCATCGGCACTGCCATCGAGTTCTACGACTTCTACGTTTACGCCACCGCAGCAGCGCTGGTGATCGGTCCGGTGTTCTTTCCGCAGACGTCCGGCACGGCCCAGATGCTTTCGGCCTTTCTCACATTCGGCATCGCATTCCTTGCGCGCCCCTTGGGGTCGGCATTGTTCGGTCACTTCGGCGATCGCATCGGCCGCAAATCGACCCTGGTCGCCTCTCTCCTGCTGATGGGCGTGTGTACCACGCTGATCGGCGTGCTGCCGGGTTACGACAGCATTGGCGCTTGGGCGCCGATCCTGCTCTGCGTGCTGCGGTTCGGCCAAGGCCTGGGATTGGGCGGCGAATGGGGCGGCGCAGCTTTGCTCGCCACGGAGAACGCCCCCAAAGGCAAACGCGCCTGGTTCGGCATGTTTCCACAGCTCGGGCCTTCGATTGGCTTTCTTGCGGCGAACGGTTTGTTCCTGACCCTGGCCATGACGCTGAATGATGAACAGTTCCGCTCGTGGGGCTGGCGGATTCCGTTCCTGCTCAGCGCCGCGCTGGTGATGGTGGGTCTGTACGTACGCCTCAAGCTGCATGAGACCCCGGTATTCGCCAATGCCATGGCCCGCCAGGAAAGAGTGAAAATCCCGTTGGTCGAGCTGTTCAGCCAATACTGGGTTCCCGTTCTGCTGGGTGCTGGTGCCATGGTGGTGTGTTACGCGCTGTTTTACATCTCGACGGTGTTTTCGCTGAGCTACGGCGTGGCGACACTCGGCTACAGCCGTGAAACCTTCCTTGGACTGCTGTGCTTCGCCGTGCTGTTCATGGCCGCCGCTACCCCGCTGTCGGCGTGGGCCAGTGATCGCTACGGACGCAAACCGG of the Pseudomonas sp. MAG733B genome contains:
- a CDS encoding transporter associated domain-containing protein: MDELPLGPMIAVVVLLTLWSGLFSAIEAAHQHLLAKRNASRSSDKPLARLSFPLDSLIFCNTLCRALVVVICTLLAIFTWAENGPWAACLGATAILLVFADYLPRALAVRHPDAILAFGNNLLRIPLKIVYPAAWLLNNFSQLLMRPFARKAKVVQQSEDEPPNDQHDDREPAVHRQHPLPGIHALDNITVNDILVPRSEVDGINLDDPIEDIIEQLRKNTRTRLPVFHSDINQVEAVLNTRQIGHLLPDGSLTLEALMAASREPYFVPESTPLQLQLLNFHKQQRRLGMVVDEYGEVLGIVTLEDILEEIVGEFESQQSLNNPHIHPQADGRLVIDGAASIRELNKSLGWHLPSDGPKTLNGLVTEALETIPESAVCLKIGRYRLEILETEDNRVTRVLIWHTGPAPVAAAVN
- the ccsA gene encoding cytochrome c biogenesis protein CcsA, with the translated sequence MLPLSPSSLTTLAAACLYAAATFYQGTRLANCAKANKRLLVTLGVLAVLAHSASLFAHLLTPIGLGLDFFSAASLIAAAVIALTLIACSRIPVENLLVLLFPLGAATVLLAQFAPAGTVQIIDEAPGILAHILLSILAYGMFTIAVFQSLLLLLQDHQLKHKHPSGLIKNFPPLQTMESLLFGFLWAGWTLLSMSLISGWLFVDNLFAQHLVHKTLLACLAWIVFSVLLWGRNRLGWRGHKAIRWTLAGFCLLMLAYFGSKLVREYILHI
- a CDS encoding MFS transporter; the protein is MTTSTTYDDAPAQPTNSATRVATASFIGTAIEFYDFYVYATAAALVIGPVFFPQTSGTAQMLSAFLTFGIAFLARPLGSALFGHFGDRIGRKSTLVASLLLMGVCTTLIGVLPGYDSIGAWAPILLCVLRFGQGLGLGGEWGGAALLATENAPKGKRAWFGMFPQLGPSIGFLAANGLFLTLAMTLNDEQFRSWGWRIPFLLSAALVMVGLYVRLKLHETPVFANAMARQERVKIPLVELFSQYWVPVLLGAGAMVVCYALFYISTVFSLSYGVATLGYSRETFLGLLCFAVLFMAAATPLSAWASDRYGRKPVLIIGGVLAILSGFLMEPLLTQGSTWGVALFLCIELFLMGVTFAPMGALLPELFPTHVRYTGASAAYNLGGIVGASAAPFFAQKLVAMGGLSYVGGYVSGAAVLSLIAVLCLKETRHNDLNQIT